A DNA window from Paraburkholderia sp. IMGN_8 contains the following coding sequences:
- a CDS encoding MFS transporter, protein MEAIRQRTITRRKVTVLELFSSAFRRDLIVHGLIWIGVAWGYWAFAIFAPYYLLKVMHYAAEQTYFYIAIFNVVGIVASWIFGVLSDRVGRRPIGIVCALLAIGSMLALANSHAPLLILFFGSLEFAGIYGAWVLGETYTSECFPTKIRGTAFSTCLTIGRMASILAPIVVGFIASRTSLTFAYEVSVIPWILPIAGYLLGRETRDSELSDA, encoded by the coding sequence ATGGAGGCAATCAGACAACGCACCATTACGCGGCGCAAAGTAACGGTGCTAGAACTATTCTCCAGCGCATTCAGGCGGGACTTGATTGTCCATGGCCTCATCTGGATTGGAGTTGCGTGGGGCTACTGGGCATTTGCCATCTTCGCTCCGTATTACCTTCTTAAGGTGATGCATTATGCAGCCGAGCAAACTTATTTCTATATCGCCATTTTCAACGTGGTTGGCATAGTTGCCTCATGGATATTCGGCGTGCTTTCCGATCGCGTCGGCCGCCGGCCTATCGGCATCGTATGCGCATTGCTCGCCATCGGAAGCATGCTGGCGCTGGCCAACAGCCATGCTCCGCTGCTCATCCTGTTTTTCGGATCGTTGGAATTCGCAGGCATTTATGGCGCTTGGGTCCTGGGCGAGACCTATACGTCGGAATGCTTCCCGACAAAGATACGTGGGACCGCATTCTCGACATGCTTGACGATCGGTCGTATGGCATCGATTCTGGCGCCGATAGTCGTTGGGTTCATCGCATCCAGGACTTCGTTGACTTTTGCTTACGAAGTCAGCGTTATTCCTTGGATTTTGCCGATTGCTGGCTACCTGCTCGGCCGCGAAACCCGCGACTCCGAGCTGTCCGACGCATGA
- a CDS encoding FAD-dependent oxidoreductase, with protein MKIVVIGGGAAGLGAAGAALGVNPSAEMNVYAEFEDVAYGPCGSPLLHGKEIESIEKLFVSTKQQYDEQGVNFHCTTVESIDTRSHTIKVRGEGKVSYDRLVIGTGCNYVDPGVDRHGLKGIYEVKNIRHAVEWDKYLDTVKEAVIVECGPIALEMVSALVHRGIKTTVVDPGQWPMAGVVDPDIIAPVRKGWEAAGVTTMWGERVTAFGGNGTLTHVDTTAGRIPAQLAIIGTRKVSNNALAKAAGIELGGTGGIVIDSHMRTSARDVFAAGDCTEIPHGVTNVPLQGLSGSHAYAQGKAAGTNAAGGNREYQPVYVPWAMLAGEWMIGGISFGETSAAAIGIKFVSGVANGITRARYFPGVKPITVKLLADPATHRLIGAQMVGGEGVKERADFLGVAIRAGITIDELASMENVYSPAIGALNEPINMAALEVMKKF; from the coding sequence GTGAAAATTGTCGTGATTGGAGGGGGGGCTGCGGGGCTGGGTGCGGCAGGCGCTGCGCTGGGGGTGAACCCGTCAGCGGAGATGAATGTGTACGCCGAGTTTGAGGACGTCGCCTATGGCCCGTGTGGCAGTCCTTTATTGCACGGCAAGGAAATCGAGTCGATCGAAAAGCTGTTTGTCTCAACCAAGCAGCAGTACGACGAGCAGGGCGTCAATTTTCACTGCACCACGGTAGAGTCCATCGACACCCGCAGCCATACGATCAAGGTACGTGGTGAAGGAAAGGTCAGTTATGACCGGCTGGTTATCGGTACTGGCTGCAACTATGTGGACCCGGGTGTGGACCGGCATGGCCTGAAAGGTATCTACGAGGTCAAGAACATTCGTCACGCCGTGGAGTGGGACAAGTACCTTGATACGGTCAAGGAAGCGGTGATTGTCGAGTGCGGTCCGATTGCCCTGGAAATGGTGTCGGCACTCGTTCACCGAGGTATCAAAACGACGGTGGTGGACCCCGGGCAATGGCCGATGGCGGGCGTGGTCGATCCGGACATCATCGCTCCGGTTCGCAAGGGTTGGGAGGCTGCCGGCGTCACGACGATGTGGGGAGAGCGCGTGACGGCGTTCGGTGGCAACGGCACGCTGACGCATGTCGACACCACGGCCGGCAGGATTCCTGCGCAGCTGGCGATAATCGGGACGCGCAAAGTGTCCAACAATGCGCTCGCGAAGGCGGCGGGCATCGAACTGGGCGGCACGGGTGGCATCGTAATTGACTCCCACATGCGTACGTCGGCACGCGATGTCTTTGCCGCCGGAGACTGCACCGAGATTCCGCATGGCGTCACCAATGTCCCGCTGCAGGGCCTCTCGGGCAGCCATGCCTATGCGCAGGGCAAGGCGGCGGGCACGAATGCCGCCGGCGGCAACCGTGAGTACCAGCCAGTCTATGTGCCTTGGGCGATGCTCGCGGGGGAATGGATGATCGGTGGCATTTCGTTTGGTGAAACCTCGGCGGCTGCGATCGGCATCAAGTTCGTGAGTGGGGTTGCCAATGGCATCACCCGGGCGCGCTACTTCCCGGGGGTCAAGCCGATCACGGTGAAACTGCTGGCGGATCCGGCGACACATCGGCTGATCGGGGCGCAGATGGTTGGCGGCGAAGGTGTCAAGGAACGGGCGGACTTTCTGGGTGTCGCAATCCGTGCCGGGATCACCATCGATGAACTGGCCAGCATGGAGAATGTGTACTCGCCCGCGATCGGAGCGCTTAACGAGCCGATCAACATGGCCGCGCTGGAAGTGATGAAGAAGTTCTGA
- a CDS encoding MSMEG_0572/Sll0783 family nitrogen starvation response protein yields MPKTVSIDPPKSGDILFNVEEKVFPDYKASPGDKAYVFMHTVPFEGSVGFVNMLTATRLQRKGFELSFILFGPGVLMAAASRGYPAVGTEAFAGNLAYNRQLKTLMDEGAKIYACRFAMGALYGMREDDLIPGVKAINPLDVLDANIQAWKERAILITTWTL; encoded by the coding sequence GTGCCTAAGACAGTTAGCATCGACCCGCCGAAAAGCGGGGACATCCTGTTCAATGTTGAGGAAAAGGTTTTCCCCGACTACAAGGCGTCGCCAGGCGACAAGGCGTACGTTTTCATGCACACCGTTCCCTTCGAGGGTTCAGTCGGGTTCGTGAACATGCTTACGGCAACGCGACTGCAACGCAAGGGTTTCGAACTTTCGTTCATCCTGTTCGGTCCGGGCGTGCTTATGGCGGCTGCCTCGCGTGGCTACCCGGCAGTCGGCACAGAGGCCTTCGCCGGCAACCTCGCGTATAACCGGCAACTTAAGACCCTGATGGATGAGGGCGCCAAAATCTACGCATGCCGGTTCGCGATGGGTGCGCTGTACGGGATGCGCGAGGATGACCTTATCCCGGGTGTCAAGGCAATCAACCCGCTCGACGTGCTGGATGCAAACATCCAGGCCTGGAAGGAGCGCGCGATCCTGATTACTACCTGGACGCTGTAG
- a CDS encoding phosphosulfolactate synthase, with the protein MPASPQATFLRLPERSVKPRRTGLTHVLDKGCTLLTTQEVLSSVAGIIDIWKFGWGTAYLDPAVRSKVVELHAAQVKACTGGTLLEVAWLQGRTEEFFAFALDVGFDCVEVSDGATSMQVSEKRELIARARELGFVVLAEVGSKDPTRAVTPADWHDEIEGDVAAGANWIVAEGRESGTVGLYDKNGEVRESLLQVLESSAYASRIIYEAPQRAQQSFLLRLLGSEVSLGNIALDEVMGLEALRLGLRADTLGSVPGELVINSERGLGV; encoded by the coding sequence ATGCCAGCAAGTCCGCAGGCGACTTTTTTGAGGCTGCCCGAACGATCGGTTAAACCTCGCCGTACCGGGCTCACGCATGTGCTCGATAAGGGTTGTACGCTGCTGACGACTCAGGAAGTGCTGTCGTCTGTTGCGGGGATCATCGACATCTGGAAATTCGGATGGGGGACGGCGTATCTGGATCCGGCTGTCCGATCTAAAGTGGTTGAACTTCACGCAGCCCAGGTCAAGGCTTGCACGGGTGGCACGCTACTCGAGGTGGCGTGGTTGCAGGGTCGAACCGAGGAATTCTTTGCGTTCGCGTTAGACGTCGGTTTCGACTGTGTTGAGGTATCCGACGGTGCGACTTCGATGCAGGTGTCTGAGAAGCGCGAACTGATAGCGCGAGCCCGAGAACTTGGATTCGTGGTGTTGGCGGAAGTGGGCAGCAAGGATCCGACACGGGCGGTCACGCCCGCGGATTGGCATGATGAAATTGAAGGTGATGTCGCGGCCGGCGCCAACTGGATTGTCGCCGAAGGTCGCGAGAGTGGGACTGTTGGTCTTTATGACAAGAACGGCGAGGTCCGGGAGTCGCTCCTTCAGGTTCTGGAGAGCAGTGCCTACGCCTCCAGGATCATCTACGAGGCACCGCAGCGTGCGCAGCAGTCGTTCCTGCTTCGGCTTCTCGGCTCCGAAGTGAGCCTTGGCAACATTGCCCTCGACGAGGTGATGGGCCTTGAGGCACTGCGGCTGGGATTGCGCGCCGATACCCTCGGAAGCGTGCCTGGTGAACTGGTAATTAACAGCGAAAGAGGTCTCGGTGTTTGA
- a CDS encoding adenylosuccinate lyase family protein — translation MDTHLIDSEIFGHQWASTESRAIFAEKARVTRWLEIVIALARAQAECGIIPTESAEKIAQLRGVELPIGEIGTRTRETSHSTLGMIQVLRGMLPGEAAEHIYYGTTVQDITDTSQVIELLAVGALLWRDLWWIEDALLQLAIRHRLTPMAGRTHGQPGAPISFGFKVASWADEIGRHLQRLHDGHNRWRVGQLGGAVGTLAFFGDRALDLRAAFCRQLSLGEPDVSWLCARDRLAEFSHVVAMCVSSLARIANEVYALQRREIGELAERTRASVVGSITMPHKRNPEVSEQIVTLARLVRSQASVLTDTMVNEHERDGRNWKAEWVVFPEICHFALAATTMARELVSGLEVNSDAMGRNLGVNSSSERLLSAMSVRLGKHRAQGLLQDAYRQAHEEQRDLSAVLIGVATEAELAELSHVNIGASGLMVDRVVDTALRRRASESEQWQ, via the coding sequence ATGGACACCCACCTGATCGACTCGGAAATCTTTGGGCATCAATGGGCCAGCACGGAGAGCCGTGCCATTTTCGCGGAGAAGGCGCGCGTTACGCGGTGGCTCGAAATCGTAATTGCGCTGGCTCGGGCGCAGGCCGAATGCGGGATCATTCCCACCGAGTCTGCCGAAAAGATCGCGCAGCTTCGAGGTGTCGAACTGCCGATCGGCGAGATCGGTACGCGTACCAGAGAGACGTCGCACTCCACACTCGGGATGATCCAGGTGCTGCGGGGCATGCTGCCGGGCGAAGCTGCCGAGCATATCTACTATGGCACCACGGTACAAGATATCACCGATACATCGCAGGTAATCGAGTTGCTCGCCGTTGGTGCATTGCTCTGGCGCGACCTGTGGTGGATAGAGGATGCTCTGCTACAGCTGGCGATCCGGCACCGACTGACTCCGATGGCGGGGCGTACGCATGGACAACCGGGTGCTCCAATTTCATTCGGCTTCAAGGTCGCATCGTGGGCCGACGAGATCGGTCGTCATCTGCAACGCTTGCATGACGGGCACAACCGTTGGCGGGTTGGGCAGCTCGGCGGGGCAGTTGGCACGCTCGCGTTCTTCGGGGATCGCGCGCTCGACTTGCGGGCCGCGTTCTGTCGCCAGTTGTCTCTGGGCGAACCGGACGTCTCGTGGCTTTGCGCGCGAGACCGGCTGGCCGAGTTTTCGCACGTTGTGGCGATGTGCGTGTCCAGCTTGGCGCGCATTGCAAACGAGGTGTACGCCCTGCAGCGACGAGAGATTGGCGAACTCGCAGAGAGGACTCGCGCGTCAGTTGTCGGAAGCATTACTATGCCGCACAAACGCAATCCGGAGGTGAGCGAGCAGATCGTGACGCTTGCCCGCCTGGTTCGGTCTCAAGCGAGCGTCCTTACCGACACGATGGTGAACGAGCACGAGCGTGACGGAAGAAACTGGAAGGCCGAGTGGGTCGTGTTCCCTGAGATATGTCACTTTGCCTTGGCTGCCACCACCATGGCGCGAGAGTTGGTGTCTGGTCTGGAAGTCAACTCGGACGCGATGGGTAGGAATCTCGGCGTCAACTCGTCGTCGGAGCGCCTGCTAAGTGCGATGTCAGTTCGTTTGGGGAAGCACCGTGCCCAAGGATTGCTGCAGGACGCCTACCGTCAGGCGCACGAGGAACAACGCGATCTGTCGGCTGTGCTTATCGGAGTGGCAACCGAAGCGGAACTCGCCGAACTATCTCATGTGAATATTGGCGCATCTGGGCTGATGGTCGACCGCGTGGTCGACACCGCCTTACGCCGCCGGGCATCGGAGTCGGAACAATGGCAATGA
- a CDS encoding pyridoxal-phosphate dependent enzyme: MAMNELPRARLGSFPTPCERASDLGAVLGVDALWVKRDDLIGYSWGGNKVRPIEFLLGDALQQGADTVVVCGGPTSNFAALMVAACSQHGLAVHHVSYGERPSRIPAAFEVSIQSGAVVEFTGSSDRETMDATADVVARRLRAHGKRPYVLPRGGATSVGALGFANAALELSEQLKLLGIDAVTVVVPVGSGGTIAGLITGWTYALDAGNQTEPLDVEIVGVSVSRPPDEMRETIESVVRGCGATAAEGVLRPLASRCRWRLVDGRSSGFGVADVWDIELVEEISRQTRFLVDTTYNGKAMRWIRESASQLSRPVVYWHTGGALGVVDRISARSAEREAPSIEECKQ; this comes from the coding sequence ATGGCAATGAACGAATTACCCCGGGCTCGGCTCGGGTCTTTCCCCACGCCCTGCGAGCGGGCTTCTGACCTTGGAGCGGTACTCGGGGTCGATGCCTTGTGGGTTAAGCGGGATGACCTGATCGGGTACTCGTGGGGTGGCAACAAGGTAAGACCGATCGAGTTCCTCTTGGGCGATGCTCTCCAGCAGGGTGCCGATACCGTTGTCGTGTGCGGCGGTCCGACGTCGAACTTCGCAGCGCTCATGGTCGCGGCGTGCTCCCAACATGGCCTTGCGGTTCACCACGTTAGCTATGGTGAGCGTCCTTCCCGTATACCAGCAGCGTTCGAAGTTTCGATTCAGTCGGGTGCCGTGGTGGAATTTACGGGCTCATCAGATCGCGAGACCATGGATGCCACAGCGGACGTCGTTGCCCGTCGACTCCGTGCCCATGGAAAACGTCCTTATGTGCTGCCCCGCGGTGGCGCAACGTCTGTTGGCGCGCTTGGGTTCGCGAATGCGGCGCTCGAATTGAGCGAGCAGCTTAAGCTGCTCGGAATCGATGCTGTCACCGTCGTGGTCCCCGTCGGCTCTGGCGGTACGATCGCGGGCCTGATTACCGGATGGACATACGCGCTCGACGCCGGAAATCAGACGGAACCGCTGGACGTCGAGATTGTCGGGGTGAGTGTTTCCAGACCGCCCGATGAGATGCGCGAAACCATCGAATCGGTTGTCCGCGGTTGTGGAGCGACCGCGGCAGAGGGCGTCCTTCGGCCGCTGGCAAGTCGCTGCCGATGGCGCCTGGTGGACGGACGCAGCTCAGGGTTCGGTGTCGCGGATGTGTGGGACATTGAGTTGGTGGAGGAAATTAGCCGCCAGACACGGTTCCTCGTTGACACGACCTACAACGGCAAGGCGATGCGGTGGATTCGCGAGTCGGCAAGTCAACTTTCGCGGCCTGTTGTCTATTGGCACACCGGCGGGGCGCTCGGAGTCGTCGACCGCATTTCGGCTCGAAGTGCAGAACGGGAAGCGCCCTCCATAGAGGAATGCAAACAATGA
- a CDS encoding lyase family protein produces the protein MTFTGTGIPLRRFEGPSSDEPAQELIDAGFAWEIADAPYLHHGLNVADLGHVLDLHHRGIIPDAAARALLNVLVEAYRVDAADFPYDARYGEPYNSRERHFAARIGDAAGWLHAGRPRREAARVALRVVLRRLTAELLQSAAAFAETTATVAARHRDVFMADQTYLQQAQPSTFGHYLLAFAPPVLRDSKRLLDALGEINQSPGGAGCVNGSRLLGDRTHFANLLGFDGVIDHTRDAMWQTDCFVDVLATSASVLLNQSKLAEDLEIWSSQEFDYVDLAGPYTRASVLMPQKRNPYSLSIVRGSCGVLIGRLTGFLAVVKSPSARSDNLIYGYGEIPRALEFSTKISNLMRGVVSTLTVNQARMWQVLEDGFSQATDLAEHIMLTAGIDYRTAYRVVGEAVKTASRKGLRGIDIDSRAIDEAAQLLGIPPLLLDPNDLASALDPRAIVATRTASGGAAPDVVAAMAERDVARASDMAAHAHRQLARFTQAETDLLSRVEWFLAGGRR, from the coding sequence ATGACTTTCACTGGCACAGGTATCCCCCTCCGTCGATTCGAGGGGCCTTCTTCGGACGAACCAGCACAGGAACTGATCGATGCTGGCTTCGCATGGGAGATAGCGGACGCGCCGTACTTGCACCACGGCCTTAACGTGGCAGACTTGGGCCATGTCCTCGATCTGCATCACCGAGGGATCATCCCCGACGCTGCAGCGCGTGCGCTGTTAAACGTGCTTGTCGAAGCCTATCGCGTCGATGCTGCCGACTTTCCCTACGATGCCCGCTACGGCGAACCGTACAACTCCCGTGAACGCCACTTCGCTGCGCGCATCGGTGACGCAGCCGGTTGGCTGCACGCCGGCAGGCCTCGGCGCGAGGCCGCGCGTGTGGCGCTGCGCGTCGTTCTGCGTCGACTGACCGCCGAGCTGCTGCAATCGGCGGCCGCTTTTGCCGAGACCACTGCAACGGTTGCTGCACGGCACCGCGACGTGTTTATGGCCGACCAGACCTACCTCCAACAGGCTCAGCCGTCTACTTTTGGGCACTACCTGCTCGCGTTTGCTCCCCCCGTTCTGCGTGACAGCAAGCGGCTGCTCGATGCACTCGGTGAGATCAATCAGAGCCCGGGCGGCGCCGGCTGCGTCAATGGGAGTCGGTTGCTCGGCGACCGGACACACTTTGCCAACTTGCTAGGCTTTGACGGGGTGATAGACCACACGCGGGATGCGATGTGGCAGACAGACTGCTTTGTCGACGTCCTGGCCACCAGCGCGAGCGTGTTGTTGAATCAGTCCAAGTTGGCCGAAGACCTGGAGATCTGGTCAAGCCAGGAGTTTGACTACGTCGACCTCGCCGGCCCCTATACGCGTGCCTCTGTATTGATGCCCCAGAAGCGTAACCCTTATTCGCTGTCCATCGTTCGCGGAAGCTGTGGCGTGCTAATTGGACGTTTGACCGGGTTCCTGGCCGTTGTCAAGAGCCCTTCAGCGCGTAGCGATAACCTGATTTACGGGTATGGGGAGATTCCGCGGGCACTTGAGTTTTCAACGAAGATCAGTAACCTGATGCGAGGCGTCGTGTCGACGCTGACCGTGAACCAGGCCCGCATGTGGCAAGTCCTTGAAGACGGCTTTAGTCAGGCAACCGATTTGGCCGAGCACATCATGCTTACTGCTGGGATCGACTACCGGACCGCCTATAGGGTTGTTGGCGAGGCCGTCAAGACGGCTAGTCGTAAGGGATTGCGCGGAATTGATATAGATTCGCGTGCGATTGACGAGGCGGCGCAACTACTCGGGATTCCGCCACTCTTGCTCGATCCAAATGACCTTGCAAGCGCTTTAGACCCTCGCGCGATTGTGGCCACCCGCACCGCTTCTGGTGGAGCTGCGCCGGACGTGGTCGCCGCAATGGCTGAGCGCGACGTAGCGCGGGCAAGCGACATGGCTGCTCACGCCCACAGGCAACTCGCTAGGTTTACGCAGGCCGAAACGGATCTTCTAAGCCGCGTAGAGTGGTTCCTTGCGGGAGGTCGGCGATAA
- a CDS encoding cupin domain-containing protein — protein MATRRTKTAKVALDEPVKGQRDVAEIVNGVGQRIALLRNNQGLSLHQLAVRSDVSSAAIHKIERSSMVPTITTLLKLGAALGVSVSSLLQEDEAIPDPVQFTGATERQAVYTPHKGISLEGISGSYRQFRIAAAIARVIPGATSGRNLLQHPGEELVHVISGEVAFRVGDQDFQLKAGDSLHFSGDVPHHWENTTNKPANLIWVVFRNE, from the coding sequence TTGGCTACAAGAAGGACCAAGACGGCGAAAGTTGCCCTGGATGAGCCTGTCAAAGGGCAAAGGGACGTAGCTGAAATAGTCAACGGGGTAGGGCAGCGGATAGCACTTCTTCGCAATAACCAGGGGTTGTCCTTGCACCAGCTGGCAGTGAGAAGTGATGTCTCTTCAGCAGCCATTCACAAGATTGAACGAAGCAGTATGGTGCCCACCATCACCACATTGCTCAAGCTCGGCGCGGCCTTGGGAGTTTCGGTGAGCTCTCTTCTCCAGGAGGACGAAGCGATCCCCGATCCTGTTCAGTTTACGGGCGCCACCGAACGTCAAGCCGTCTATACGCCTCACAAAGGCATTAGTCTGGAAGGCATTTCCGGTTCCTATCGACAGTTTCGAATAGCGGCAGCAATTGCCCGCGTGATCCCCGGAGCAACAAGCGGTCGGAATCTTCTTCAGCACCCCGGTGAAGAACTTGTACACGTCATTTCGGGCGAAGTCGCGTTTCGGGTTGGTGATCAGGACTTCCAGTTAAAGGCAGGTGATTCGCTGCACTTCAGTGGTGACGTGCCCCATCATTGGGAAAATACCACCAACAAGCCCGCGAACCTGATTTGGGTCGTCTTTCGTAATGAATAA
- a CDS encoding phosphoglycerate kinase produces MNKVLRLSDLIADGKLSGKRVFIRADLNVPQDDQGNITEDTRVSASVPAIKAALDAGAAVMVTSHLGRPTEGDFKPEDSLAPVAKRLAELLGRDVPLVANWVENGVNVAPGQVVLLENCRVNKGEKKDSDELAQKMAKLCDIYVNDAFGTAHRAEATTHGIARYAPIACAGPLLAAELDALGNALGAPKRPLVAIVAGSKVSTKLTILKSLAEKVDQLIVGGGIANTFMLAAGLKIGKSLAEADLVNEAKAIIDAAKARGASVPIPTDAVTAKEFSPTAKAEVKAVADVQDDDLILDIGPETAKVLAAQLEKAGTIVWNGPVGVFEFDQFGNGTKTLADAIAKSPAFSIAGGGDTLAAIAKYGIHDKVSYISTGGGAFLEFLEGKKLPAVEVLESRA; encoded by the coding sequence ATGAACAAGGTATTGCGTCTCTCCGATCTGATCGCCGACGGCAAGCTATCCGGCAAACGCGTGTTTATCCGCGCCGATCTGAACGTGCCGCAGGACGATCAAGGCAACATCACCGAAGACACCCGTGTCAGCGCCTCCGTGCCGGCGATCAAGGCCGCGCTGGACGCAGGCGCCGCCGTGATGGTCACCTCGCACCTGGGCCGCCCGACCGAAGGCGACTTCAAGCCGGAAGACTCGCTCGCGCCGGTCGCGAAGCGTCTGGCCGAGCTGCTCGGCCGCGACGTGCCCCTGGTCGCGAACTGGGTGGAAAACGGCGTGAACGTGGCGCCCGGCCAGGTCGTGCTGCTGGAAAACTGCCGCGTCAACAAGGGCGAAAAGAAGGATTCCGACGAACTCGCGCAAAAAATGGCGAAGCTCTGCGATATCTACGTGAACGACGCGTTCGGCACCGCGCATCGCGCCGAAGCCACCACCCACGGTATCGCCAGGTACGCGCCGATCGCCTGCGCCGGCCCGCTGCTGGCCGCGGAGCTCGACGCGCTCGGCAATGCGCTCGGCGCGCCGAAGCGTCCGCTGGTGGCGATCGTCGCCGGTTCGAAGGTGTCGACCAAGCTGACCATCCTGAAGTCGCTGGCCGAGAAGGTCGATCAGCTGATCGTCGGCGGCGGCATCGCCAATACGTTCATGCTGGCCGCGGGCCTGAAGATCGGCAAGTCGCTCGCCGAAGCGGATCTGGTGAACGAAGCCAAGGCCATCATCGACGCAGCGAAAGCGCGCGGCGCCTCGGTGCCGATCCCGACCGACGCGGTCACGGCCAAGGAGTTCTCGCCGACCGCCAAGGCGGAAGTGAAGGCCGTCGCCGACGTTCAAGACGACGATCTGATCCTCGACATCGGACCGGAAACGGCCAAGGTGCTCGCCGCACAACTGGAAAAAGCCGGCACGATCGTGTGGAACGGCCCGGTCGGCGTGTTCGAATTCGACCAGTTCGGCAACGGCACGAAGACGCTGGCTGACGCGATCGCCAAGTCGCCGGCGTTCTCGATTGCAGGTGGCGGCGACACGCTCGCGGCGATCGCCAAGTACGGCATCCACGACAAGGTCAGCTACATCTCGACGGGCGGCGGCGCCTTCCTCGAATTCCTCGAGGGCAAGAAGCTGCCGGCGGTCGAAGTTCTGGAATCGCGGGCTTAA
- a CDS encoding PLP-dependent aminotransferase family protein, which produces MARSEEAGTWTPVVRKSDGPVYLAIADALSSDILSGVLPEGTRLPTQRSLAEALSIDFTTVTRAYAEARRRGLVEGRVGQGTYVRAKPAAVEQSGATGVIDMSMNLPPRFDDAGLVARMWSGITSLESSGGLDLLLRYQEPGGTVTDRSAGAMWLAPRLSALSPEQVMICPGVQGALLAVVGLLAAPGDTICAESLTYPGFRSLAAHLRIRLVPVGMDEHGVIPEAFDSVCRTDKPKALYCTPTLHNPTTATMPLKRREAIVTIARKHHVPIIEDDAYGMLPREAPTPLAALAPELVYYIAGVAKCMSPALRVAYVVPPDVRSTKRLAGAIRSLTSMASPLTAAVATRWIQNGTADAIVAAIRNETAARQEIASALLPPGAFLASPEGFHLWLPIPAPWTRAEFTTRLRLLGIGVVGSDAFALGPAPEAVRLGLGAPASREELRRSLQIVADLVDEQPALSSMVV; this is translated from the coding sequence ATGGCCAGAAGCGAAGAAGCGGGTACTTGGACGCCAGTAGTCAGGAAGTCGGATGGGCCAGTTTATCTGGCGATTGCCGACGCGCTCTCGTCAGATATCCTGTCGGGAGTTCTGCCAGAAGGCACGCGGCTGCCCACGCAGCGCAGCCTGGCGGAGGCATTGAGCATCGACTTCACGACCGTCACCCGGGCGTACGCCGAAGCACGCCGCCGCGGTCTCGTGGAGGGTCGAGTAGGACAAGGCACCTATGTGCGCGCGAAGCCTGCAGCTGTGGAGCAGTCCGGGGCCACTGGCGTGATCGACATGAGCATGAACCTGCCGCCGCGCTTTGATGACGCCGGACTCGTAGCGCGTATGTGGAGCGGAATAACCAGCCTCGAATCCAGTGGTGGACTCGACCTGCTTCTTCGTTACCAGGAGCCAGGTGGAACGGTAACTGACAGGAGCGCCGGGGCAATGTGGCTGGCTCCGCGGCTTTCGGCGCTTTCGCCTGAACAGGTGATGATTTGCCCCGGAGTCCAGGGTGCACTTCTCGCTGTGGTCGGTCTGCTAGCCGCGCCAGGCGATACGATTTGCGCTGAATCGCTGACCTATCCGGGTTTTCGGTCACTAGCTGCACATCTGAGAATCCGGCTCGTTCCCGTGGGGATGGACGAGCATGGTGTAATCCCGGAAGCATTCGATTCTGTGTGCCGGACGGACAAACCCAAAGCTCTCTATTGCACACCGACGCTTCACAACCCGACGACCGCGACCATGCCGTTGAAGCGGCGCGAAGCTATCGTGACTATCGCGCGCAAACACCACGTGCCCATCATCGAGGACGACGCTTACGGCATGCTGCCTCGCGAGGCGCCTACTCCGCTTGCCGCTCTTGCGCCTGAGCTTGTCTACTACATAGCAGGGGTGGCGAAATGTATGTCGCCCGCCCTTCGGGTGGCCTACGTCGTCCCACCGGATGTCCGCTCCACAAAACGTCTGGCCGGCGCCATACGCTCCCTCACGTCAATGGCGTCTCCTTTAACGGCCGCGGTCGCCACTCGCTGGATCCAGAATGGCACAGCAGACGCCATCGTTGCAGCAATCCGCAACGAAACCGCAGCACGACAGGAAATCGCGAGCGCCCTTCTGCCGCCTGGCGCATTCCTCGCGAGCCCCGAGGGTTTTCACCTATGGCTACCGATCCCGGCCCCCTGGACGCGAGCGGAGTTCACCACCCGGCTTCGTCTGCTTGGCATTGGCGTCGTTGGAAGCGATGCTTTCGCTTTGGGACCTGCTCCCGAAGCCGTACGCCTAGGCTTAGGTGCGCCAGCCTCCCGAGAAGAACTGCGCAGAAGCTTGCAGATCGTTGCCGACCTCGTCGACGAACAACCTGCACTCTCGTCAATGGTCGTTTGA